In Methylomonas sp. MK1, the genomic stretch GCCAATAAAGTCAAAGTTCAGCAATGTTGGGATGAACTGGCAAAAATCATCGACGTGGAAAACACGGTGACGCCAGTCACTTACATCAACTCGGCCGCTGATCTAAAAGCCTTTTGTGGGCAACACGACGGCATCGTTTGCACCTCTTCAAACGCACAGAAAATTCTGAATTGGAGTTTTGCGAAGCGCGAAAAAGTATTGTTCTTTCCGGATCAGCATTTAGGACGCAACACCGGCTACCGGATGGGCATCCCGTTGGAGCAAATGGTGACCTGGGATTTCAATAAACCGCAAGGCGGTTTGACCGAGCAGCAAATCCGCGACGCCAAGATTATTCTTTGGAAAGGCTATTGTTCCGTGCATCAAGCGTTTCAACCGGAGCAGATTGACGCGTTCAAGGCAAAACACCCGGAAACCATTGTCATTTCCCATCCGGAAGCCTGCTTCGAAGTCTGTGAAAAATCCGATTTCATCGGTTCAACCGAGATGATTTTAAAAATCGTCCGCGAAGCCGAAGCCAATACCCGCTGGCTGGTGGCGACCGAGCTGAATCTGGTCAACCGCTTGAACCAGGAATGCAAAGCCCAAGGCAAAAGCGTGCATTTCATGGCGCCCACTTTAAGCATGTGCTCAACGATGTTCCGTACCGACCCGCAACATCTGTGTTGGGTGCTGGAAAATCTGGCGGCCGGGCATGTGGTTAATCAGGTCTCTGTGCCTGCCGAGCAGGCGGCGTTGGCGAAAAAGACTTTGGATAATATGCTTTTGGCATCGTAACGCCTTCTAAGCGCATGCCCGCTTTGAGTTATAGCGTTGCTTACCGGCTTGAGTCTCTTTTGACATGTTCCAGCGGTTCAGCGTGGTCTTTCTGGCAACGAATGGTGAAACATCCGGGCTTTATTCACGTATGGGCGGGTGCAATATAGCCGCTGGGTTTCCGCCTTCGCGGGAGCGGCGATATTTGAGGGCCGGGCTAATAATCTGAATGCAGTGCCGGCTGTAACAGAATTTTTCTGACGCCGGCTTGCGCGGCGTGCGCGAATGCGGCCAGTCCGCCGCTAAGTGGGTATTGGCCGTCTATCATAGTTGCCACGGGCAGTTTGCCCTCGGCCAACAGCGTTAGGGCGTCTGCAAACGGCCCGCAACGCGAACCGATGATGTTGATTTCGTAAACCACCACTTTGCTTAAATCCAGAGCCGCGCTGGCCGCGAAGGTGCTTTTTAGTACCAAGGTGCCGCGTGGTTTGACGATACGCAAGGCCTGGGCAAAGCCGGCAGCTTGACCGCTGGCGTCTACGACGCAGTCGAAATTGTTGTCCGGAATCTCGGCAATTAGGTCGGTAGTTAGCTGCCATTGTTCGGGCAACGCCAAGGAGCTTACTGAACGGCCCACCACCGTGACCTGGTAGCCGGCCAGACTCAACACTTTGGCGATCAATAAACCCAATCTGCCGGGGCCGACGACGGCGACGCCCGTGACGGGGACTGCGGCAATTTGTTTGACGACGCGTAATGCGGCGGCCAAGGGTTCGGTAAATACGGCGGCTTGATCCGGCACTGCGTCGGGAACGGCGTACAAGTTGGCAACCGGCAAGCTGAAGTAATCGGCAAATACCCCGTCTTTGCCGCGTATTCCCAGCACTTTGCGATTGAGGCAATGCTCGGGGCCGTCGCGTCGGCACACCTCGCAGGCGTTGCAGCCGATATTGATGGAGCCAACCACGCGCCGATTCAGCCAGTTTCGGTGTTCATCGTCGGCAACGGCTTTTACTGTGCCGACAAATTCATGACCGAGGATGCCGGAAAAATCTGCATAGCCCTTTACCAACTCCAGGTCGGTGGCACAGATACCGGCCAAACTCAATTCAATCAAAGCATCGCCGGCAGCCAATTTGGGTACCGAAATATCGTTGCGGTAGGATAATGATTTGTCTAATCTCAATGCTTGCATGGGTATGGTCAAGGAGCCTTGCAGAATTAACTTTTTACCAAACATTCGGGCCAAGATATACCTTTAGCGTTTTTCAAGTATTTTTCAGGTGGTTTGCGATGAGCTATTTACCGACGACAATTTCCGCGGCAGCATTTCAGCATTTTCTTTCCACGCCATTGGATGCCTTGCTTGCCGGACATCAGGCTGAAAATTCGCAGCAAAAAATGCTGGCTTTATTCCAGCGTTGTGCGGCAGAGGTTCCCGCTTATCGGCAGTTTTTACAAGCCAAGCAAATCGATCCCAAACAGATTAACGCTTACCCGGATTTTCAAAATCTACCGTTAATCAACAAGGCCAACTACATGCATGCCTATCCGCTGCCGGAGCGTTGTTTCGGCGGCAGTCTGAGCGGGGCGGACCGGGTAGCGGTGTCGTCCGGTTCCACCGGCGTGCCGACGTTTTGGCCACGTTCGGCGGCATATGAACTGGATGTGGCGGTGCGTTTCGAGCAAGTGTTCAAGGACAGTTTTCAGGCCGATCAACGGACTACGCTGGCGGTGGTGTGTTTTGCGCTGGGCAATTGGGTGGGCGGATTGTTTACCACGTCTTGCTGCTGGCATTTGGCGGGCAAAGGCTATCCGTTGCTGGTGGCAACGCCGGGCAATAACAAAGCCGAGATTTTTCGGGTGGTGCGTGAATTAGCGCCGCACTTCGAGCAGACCGTGTTATTAGGCTATCCGCCGTTTGTAAAGGATGTGATCGATGCCGGCGCCGCCGAAGGCATAGACTGGGCCCAATTCAAGCCCAAACTGGTATTTGCTGGCGAGGTATTTAGCGAAGAATGGCGCAGTTTGCTGTCCGAACGTATTGGTTCGGAGTCGGTTTGTTTCGATTCGGCATCTTTGTACGGTACCGCAGACGGCGGCGTATTGGGTAACGAAACGCCGCTCAGCATCGCCATTCGCCGTTGGTTAGCGCAACGGCCGGAAGCGGCGCGAAGTTTGTTTGGCGAGTCGCGGTTGCCGACCCTGGTGCAATACGACCCGCATAGCCGTTTCTTCGAAGTACACGAGGGGACTTTGGTGGTCTCCGGCGAGAACAGTGTGCCTTTGCTGCGCTATCACATCGCCGATAAGGGTGGGGTGTTGAGCTACGCGCAAATCTGGGATTTTTTGCGGCAGCACGGCATGCAGTCAGTCGAGGATTTAGGTTTGGACAGTGGGTTTCAAGCTCGTAACCTGCCGTTTGTGTATGTGTTTGGCCGCGCGGATTTTACCGTGTCGTATTACGGCGCCAATATCTATCCGGAAAACGTTACTGTGGGGCTGGAGCAGCCGGAGATCATGGCTTGGGTGACCGGTAAATTTGTCCTGCAAACTCAGGAAAACGCGGAAGGCGATAAATATCTGCATATCGCCGTGGAATTATTGCCGGGCGTGGTGCCCGAACCGGCAATGGCGCCGATGATAGCGGCCTCCATCCGTACTCAATTGTTGCGGCTGAACAGCGAGTTTGCCAATTACACGCCAGCCGAGAAACAACTGCCGCAAATCAGCTTACATAGTTTTGCAGATACGGAATATTTTCCCGCCGGGGTGAAACATCGTTATACCCGACGCTAAATGAACTAAGCGAAGACTCGGTTTGAATTAACCGGCATGGGGCGAGAGGTGCATTAAATTGCCAAGCACCTGCACGCCCCAAAAGATTCCGAAACCCTAGATTGTTACCTTGCTACCATCGAATTTAGTAAAGGTATAGCCATCGAAAGGTTCGTTGTAGGTGTAACGCTGGTCTCTAAGCAGGCTGATCGCCAGTGCTTCGCCTAAGCTATGCGAAGCGGAAATGTCCGCGCGAATATGGAAATTGTTAAAGTTGCGGCCAAAACCAATGTTGTTGACCAGTTTGTTCAACTCTCCGCCCACGGTCAATTTTTCAGAGCCGGTGTAAGGTCTGAGTTTGCTTGGATCGTTAGGGTCCACCTCCACCGGATTCGGTATGACATAGCTTTCGTCAAAGAACGCTTTCAACAGCGTGATAGGTGTTGCTGCGCTGATGGTCGCGCCGCTGGGATAACCCGGATGGGTGGGGGCGCCTACATTGCTGGCGCTGTTCAGTAAATAGCTACCGTATTGCTTGTAAATACGTGCCACGGCTTCCGAATTTAGAATATCGGGATGGATAGGGTAATTGGCGCCGTTGGCCAGAATTTTGTGAACCAAACCGCCGTAATCTTCCGGTCTCAAGCGGCGATTGACGTACCAGTTTTGATAGTAAGACACCCGGTTGGTATAAGCGCCAGCCAGTGCCAGCAAGCCTTGGATAAACGCGGTGCTGAAAGACGAAGCCGTTGATTCCTGGGTTTTGGAATTGACATAAGGATTGGCCGGATTCAATGGTGCACCGACACCGCCTAGCAACGGATTGCTGGCATTGGGTGCGGAGGTAAGTATTTGCAATACGTGCAAGTAAGTAGGACCGCTGCCGCGCGCCAATGTCGCCAAATCGCGGCCATTGATGATATGCCGGCGACCGGCTTCCAAGGTAATGGTGCGGCCTATGCTTTTGCCGTTGCGTAGTGCCAGCCATTCTTCATACGTGGCGCCAAATGTCTCGCCGGCTTTTTGAATCGGACGGGTTTGCGCTTGGCTGGCGATGGTGCCCCAGGCCGGGATAGGACGCAGTAAAAACTGCGAAATATAAGGGCCATCCAGGGTGCCGTCGGGCACGATATATTTGCCTTTTTTGCCGGACGGATCAGCATGGTAATCGACATAGGACGCGGTGCTGCGGAACAAGGTTTCCGGGGTGACCTTGCCATTGATTTTGGGACCGTTGAAGGCTTTCAGGCTATTCAACTCGGTTACCGCCGCCAGCACCAGCTCGTTATTGGTGTCGTCGCGATATTCGCTGAACGGCACATCACGCAACAGCGCTTGCCAATAAACTTCGATGTGATCTGCGGCCAGTTCGGCGCTGTCGAGCGGCGCTGCTTCCGGAATGGCCAACTGGCTATTGGTGATGCCTTCAAGACTAACCGATAAAGGGCCCTGGATACCGGCTAATTTAGTAGTGCCGCCCAGTTTGATTTTTTCAAAATCTTCATGTTTGCCGGTTTTTAGCGCTTTTAAAAATGATTCGTAGGAATCGGGTAGCACATGGCCGTTTGCATCGTGTTGCAAACCTTTCGTGGAAATGGCGATTTTGTTCGGATAGCGTAGTTCGTCGCCATTATTGGGTTGTGGCGGAATATCGATCTTGTATTCGGCTTCGGCGGATTTTAGGCGGGCCTTAAAGGCTTTTTTCCGTAAATCCTTGCTATGCAGGGTATCGAAAACATCGCGCTGATATTTTCTTGAGAAGTCTTGGCCGAGCGATTCGGGGATTGCGTCGTCATCGTCAAAATGACCCCGGCCGACAGCCGCTTGAACCGATGCCGGTAAGGTTGGCGCCAACACACCTACGGCGGAAATCACGGCAGCCCGACCGATAAACGAGCGCCGGCTGATTGTGCTTGCTCCTGCATCCGAGGTTTCGGCGGCACTCTGGCCGTCGTCCGATGGGGATACGTTGGATATAGCGGTTTGTGCGGGAAACGATTTGGTTGACATAGGATTTTGCTCCGTAAAATCTTTTAATGTGGCATGCAATTAAAGTGTCCTGAGAGTCGAGGTTTTTTGAGCCTCAATATAGTTATGTCAATTTCCATGCCAGCTAGAAACTGGCGAATCTTATGGCTTGGCGCCGGTCAATATGTTGCGGATAGAGCATCTATTGGTGTATCGCTGTTGCTTACGTAATACCCTGCAAATGTAAGCGCTTAAGTTTTGGAAGATAAAGTCTTCGTTTAGGGTTCCGTATTTCCGTCTTGCTGGTCTCGAATTGAGTCGCTAAGACACAAGAAAACGGCCATGTTTATTTCCTTATGTTTCATAAGGATTGGACTATAATTAGATACACATCACAAAAATAGTCGGAGCAGGGAACTGGCGATCAAGCCGCAAGCAGCCGGCATACGCTTACGAGGGAACGTTCTGTTGTAAAGGAGATTGAACATGTCTGTTCCATATCCATCAGCCGACGGCGGTATTTCGGTAGAACTCGGCAAGGGTCCTGCTCTGCCAGACTCCGGTTCCGGAAAAATCGACTTATTTCCCATCATCAATCAAGACTTCCAGAAAATTAAAACTCTGAAGGACTTGGCGCTACGTCATATAACGCTGGAACAGTTCCCGGTCGTCAACGCCTGGCGTGAGAAGCTGTTCGCGCCGGAAGGCACGCCGGAGATTTGCGACGAGTTGCCGCGCTTGCTGACCGAATTCTTACGCAGGCCCGAGAGTCAGGCCTTACCGCCTTACACCCGGCGCGCCCAAGCGCTGCGCCACATCTTCGTCAACAAAACCGCAATCGTGCATGCAGAAGACTTACTGCCCGGCCAAACCACCACCAGCTTCGTCGGTCCGGTGGTCTACGCCGACACCATAGGTTATTGCATCTGGCCGGAATTAAAAACCGTCACGACCCGCACCCAAAATCCGTTCAAGATTCGCCCGGAAGTGGCTGACCGCCTGAATCGGGAGATTTTTCCATTCTGGCTGGAACAAAAACCGGTGCAGGAATTAGCTCGGTATAGCAATTACGATAGCGCCGACTATGAAAACCGGGATAGGGTTGGCGGTGATTACCCGCCGTCCATTGATCCGCCGTTAAGTAAAAAAGCCGGAGAAACCCCGAAAGCTCAGGAACTCATGGAGCGGGTGGCGTTCTTCCTATCCGACAAAGCCACATGCGTTTCGCATACGGTGCCGGATTTTGAGCGGGTTTTGAAATATGGCTTCGATGGTTTGATTGAGCGGGCTCGGCAAGACATCGCCAAAGGCGTAGCGGCTACGCCGCAGCAGGTAGAGTTTCTGCAAGGCGTAATCGAGGTTTACGAAGGTGCCAAAATTTACGCGCAGCATCTGGCCGAGGCCGCTGATAAAGCCGGCAATCTGCCGCTGGCTGCAATTTGCCGGAAGATTCCGGCCCAGCCCGCCGAAACCTTGCACGAAGCGCTGGCGGTTGTCTGGATTTGCTATCACCTGTTGCTAAATGAAAACACCAATTTCGGTTTTTCCATCGGCCGCCTGGATCAAATACTTAACCCCTTCTATCTGGCCGATTGGCAAAAACTGGATAGCGCGCAAGCGCAGGACGATTACATCCGGTATGCCGTGGAGCTCGTCAGTCATTTCTTTCTGCATTGTTCTGATCATGTGCCGCTGTCCACGTCCGGCTCTGAGACCCTGTTTGCCGGCAGCGGCTCCAATCAAGCGTTGACCGTGGGCGGCACCCGTTACGAAAACGGCCAAGTCGTCGATGCGGTCAACGATATGACCTACATCATCCTCAAGGCTACCGAGATTTTGTCGATCCGCGACCCTAACGTGCATGCCCGCTATCATCGGGATGTGCATCACAGCGACGCCCAAGGTAATCCGCTGCCAACCGAGGTGATGGACCCGTATTTAAGACGCATTTGCCAGGTGAATATCCTGACCCGAGCCACGCCGGCTCTGCATGGCGATGCGGCGGTGGTGCCGGCCATGGCCAATTACTATGCGGCGCACGCCGGCATTAGTGCAGAAGAAGCCTTGGCGGATGCCTACGATTACACTTCTATCGGCTGCATCGAAGAGAACGCCGCGCATAAACATTACGGCAATACCGGCTCGACCTTGATGGTGCTGCCGGCGGTGTTGGAGCTGGCTTTGTACGGCGGCAAACACCGCAGCGACGGCGTGGCGCCGAAATCGGCTAACCTGTTTTACGGCGACGAGCGTTACACCACTCAGCCTTTGATTGAAATCGATAGCATGCAAGCGTTTATCGAAGCCTTTAAATTTCAATTGAACGAAATGGCCCGCCATGTCGTGCAATGCAATAATTACTTTGGCCGTTTCTACGAACAATCCCGGCAGTCGCCGTTCTTGTCCGGGTTGTTCACCGGTCCTACCAATACGCCGGACAGCAAAGGCGCCAGTTTTCGCGATGTATCCGCCGGCGGCGCCAAATACAATTCGGCGGGGATTGCGGTGATCGGTTTGGCCGATGTGATCGACTCGTTTTGCGTGCTGGACACCCTGGTGTTTGGCGGCAAAATGTCTGCCGGGGAATTGTTGGCGGCGATGCAGGCCGATTTCGATGAAAACAGCCTGCAGCCAAAAAGCGCCTGGGCGGCATTTCTGGCGCGGGTGCAAAACTGGTTGCATCCAGAAGATGCGCCGCTCAGCTTGCCGAATCTAAGCAAAGATCGTTTAAAACAAATCAAGGAAATGGTCCGCTTGGCCCCCAAATACGGTGCCGGCGTCGATCAAACTCCCGGCGGTATTTACAACAACGCCACCGCGGTTAAATACACGCATTTGCTGACGGAAATGTTGCAGGAGGTGTTTGCGCAATACCGGACTCATCGCGGCGGGCGTTATCTGCCCGGGTACTGGAGCATGACCAATCATGCCGGCTTCGGCATGCTCACCAAGGCCACACCCAATGGCCGGCGTAGCGGCGAATCGTTTGCCAGCGGCATCACGCCGTGCCCGGGCGTTGTGAAAGCCAACGGCGAGCCGGTTAATTTGCTGGATCATATGCTGTCGGTCACTGCCGTGAATGCTAATACGGTACAGAACGGCTACACCTACAACCTCAGCCTAACCACTCGCGATCGCGGCCATTTCGCAGAAGATACCGAATTGTTCTCGCGCTATATGAAGGCCTTTGCCGACCAAAACGGCGTGCTGGTACAAATGTGCGTGTCCTCCATCAACGATCTGGTGGCGGCCGACCGCGCCGCCACGGCGGCCGGGCAAGCGGGCGCCGGCGAGGCCGAGCACAAAGCCCTGGAGCCGTTCAAGGATCTGATGATACGCGTGGCGGGTTATTCGGCGTACTTTGTTACGCTCAGCCCGCAAATGCGTAAAGAGATCATTCAAAGAGCCAACTTTGGCTTGGATACCGGCGCCGAGCAACATACGCTCAACGCAATTTAATAGGAGAACTGTCATGCATGCCGGATTTCCCTGTTTATTACCGAATTTACAAAAAACCTTGAAGTTGGGCGCCAAGGCCGCGACCCAGGCCGGCGATCTGCCGGCAGTGTTGGATAAGGCCCAAGGTCGTTTACTGGCCGGCGGTATGGCTGTCGCGCTGCGGCTGGGGTTTGGCTATTTATTGCGCGATTGCCATCTGGATGCTGGACAAGCTGCCAAGGCTCATGCGTTTTTCGAGGAAAATTTCGTGATTCTCGATCCCGCCGCGCCGGCCGGTCGCCGTTATTATCAAGGCAAATTTCTGATCCGCACCAGCCGGCGCGGCGACGATATGAATGTGTTGCTGAGGTTTTGCCCCGATCCCGATGCGCTGTATATCAAGACCCCATTCGGACAGGCGCTGAACTCGCTGGCGCTGGTCGATACGCAAGTGCTGACTGAAAATCAAGCTGACCAAATTGAGAATGACCCCAGCCAGGTCGATCTGGTCGTGCGCTTCAAGGACGTGCAATCCATTATCGGCCTGTTGGGCCGTTCCGGTGTCGATATCGTCGGTTTGCTGCTGGAGAATCTGGTGCAGCTGACCGGCCATGTCGGCCATCTTTTCAAACTGGGCGCTATCGCCACGGATATTCAGTTGTCCCTGGACCTTCCCAAAGCGGCCTGAACATGGAGCAGGAAGATGGACAGCAAAGCCTACATCTTCGATATCAAACGCAATACCAGCGAGGACGGGCCGGGCATCCGCACCACAGTGTTTTTCAAGGGTTGTCCGCTGAGTTGCAGTTGGTGTCAAAATCCCGAAGGGCTAGCTCCGGGGCCATCCCTGTCTTTTCGCCCCGAGCTCTGTGATCCGGACGACTGCGATAGACTTTGTATCAAGGTCTGTAAAACCAAAGCCTTAACCCTGCAAGACCAGCTGCTGCGGCTTGATCGAGAGCGCTGCGATCAGTGCGGGCGCTGCGCGACGGTGTGCTCTCGGCATGCCTTGGAGCTGGTTGGTCAATGGCTGAGCGTGGACGAGCTGTTTTACCGGGTGGCAATAGACAAGCCCTTTTTTGATGCTACCGGCGGCGGCGTTACGGCGTCCGGTGGCGAATGCACCATGCAGATGAATTTTCTGCACGAGTTTTTTAAAAAACTCAAAGCCGTCGGCATTCGAACCGCCATCGAAACCAACGGCATGTTCAACTTTGGCCGATTCGAACGCTTGTTGTTGCCGTGGCTGGATTTAATTTATTTCGATCTAAAGTTAATAGACGAAGCCGACAGCATCCGCCATACCGGCCATTCCAATCAACCGATTTTGGACAATCTGCTACGCCTGACCGAGGGCGCCAGTGTGCCGGTGCGGGTGAGGATTCCGCTGATTCCCGATATTACCGCGACCGATGCTAACCTGAGCGGCATCGCTCAATTCTTGCGGGCGCACGGCATCACACAGATCAGTGCTTTACCGTATAACCCGTTGTGGCAGGACAAACTGCAACGTTTCGGTATCGAGGCCGGCTACCGGCGCGCCACCTTCATGAATGATGCAGAGATCAAACACTGTCTCGATTGTCTGCACACATCCTGATTTCAAGGAGAGTCATCATGCAAACCGATTTCC encodes the following:
- the nadA gene encoding quinolinate synthase NadA, translated to MTAALPIHDYALLDDAECDARIVAAKAKLGKRCIVLGHHYQRDEVFKHADIFGDSLKLSREAAQSEAEYIVFCGVHFMAEVADILSRPEQIAILPDLAAGCSMADMANKVKVQQCWDELAKIIDVENTVTPVTYINSAADLKAFCGQHDGIVCTSSNAQKILNWSFAKREKVLFFPDQHLGRNTGYRMGIPLEQMVTWDFNKPQGGLTEQQIRDAKIILWKGYCSVHQAFQPEQIDAFKAKHPETIVISHPEACFEVCEKSDFIGSTEMILKIVREAEANTRWLVATELNLVNRLNQECKAQGKSVHFMAPTLSMCSTMFRTDPQHLCWVLENLAAGHVVNQVSVPAEQAALAKKTLDNMLLAS
- a CDS encoding alcohol dehydrogenase catalytic domain-containing protein, whose protein sequence is MFGKKLILQGSLTIPMQALRLDKSLSYRNDISVPKLAAGDALIELSLAGICATDLELVKGYADFSGILGHEFVGTVKAVADDEHRNWLNRRVVGSINIGCNACEVCRRDGPEHCLNRKVLGIRGKDGVFADYFSLPVANLYAVPDAVPDQAAVFTEPLAAALRVVKQIAAVPVTGVAVVGPGRLGLLIAKVLSLAGYQVTVVGRSVSSLALPEQWQLTTDLIAEIPDNNFDCVVDASGQAAGFAQALRIVKPRGTLVLKSTFAASAALDLSKVVVYEINIIGSRCGPFADALTLLAEGKLPVATMIDGQYPLSGGLAAFAHAAQAGVRKILLQPALHSDY
- a CDS encoding phenylacetate--CoA ligase family protein — its product is MSYLPTTISAAAFQHFLSTPLDALLAGHQAENSQQKMLALFQRCAAEVPAYRQFLQAKQIDPKQINAYPDFQNLPLINKANYMHAYPLPERCFGGSLSGADRVAVSSGSTGVPTFWPRSAAYELDVAVRFEQVFKDSFQADQRTTLAVVCFALGNWVGGLFTTSCCWHLAGKGYPLLVATPGNNKAEIFRVVRELAPHFEQTVLLGYPPFVKDVIDAGAAEGIDWAQFKPKLVFAGEVFSEEWRSLLSERIGSESVCFDSASLYGTADGGVLGNETPLSIAIRRWLAQRPEAARSLFGESRLPTLVQYDPHSRFFEVHEGTLVVSGENSVPLLRYHIADKGGVLSYAQIWDFLRQHGMQSVEDLGLDSGFQARNLPFVYVFGRADFTVSYYGANIYPENVTVGLEQPEIMAWVTGKFVLQTQENAEGDKYLHIAVELLPGVVPEPAMAPMIAASIRTQLLRLNSEFANYTPAEKQLPQISLHSFADTEYFPAGVKHRYTRR
- a CDS encoding pyruvate formate lyase family protein, with protein sequence MSVPYPSADGGISVELGKGPALPDSGSGKIDLFPIINQDFQKIKTLKDLALRHITLEQFPVVNAWREKLFAPEGTPEICDELPRLLTEFLRRPESQALPPYTRRAQALRHIFVNKTAIVHAEDLLPGQTTTSFVGPVVYADTIGYCIWPELKTVTTRTQNPFKIRPEVADRLNREIFPFWLEQKPVQELARYSNYDSADYENRDRVGGDYPPSIDPPLSKKAGETPKAQELMERVAFFLSDKATCVSHTVPDFERVLKYGFDGLIERARQDIAKGVAATPQQVEFLQGVIEVYEGAKIYAQHLAEAADKAGNLPLAAICRKIPAQPAETLHEALAVVWICYHLLLNENTNFGFSIGRLDQILNPFYLADWQKLDSAQAQDDYIRYAVELVSHFFLHCSDHVPLSTSGSETLFAGSGSNQALTVGGTRYENGQVVDAVNDMTYIILKATEILSIRDPNVHARYHRDVHHSDAQGNPLPTEVMDPYLRRICQVNILTRATPALHGDAAVVPAMANYYAAHAGISAEEALADAYDYTSIGCIEENAAHKHYGNTGSTLMVLPAVLELALYGGKHRSDGVAPKSANLFYGDERYTTQPLIEIDSMQAFIEAFKFQLNEMARHVVQCNNYFGRFYEQSRQSPFLSGLFTGPTNTPDSKGASFRDVSAGGAKYNSAGIAVIGLADVIDSFCVLDTLVFGGKMSAGELLAAMQADFDENSLQPKSAWAAFLARVQNWLHPEDAPLSLPNLSKDRLKQIKEMVRLAPKYGAGVDQTPGGIYNNATAVKYTHLLTEMLQEVFAQYRTHRGGRYLPGYWSMTNHAGFGMLTKATPNGRRSGESFASGITPCPGVVKANGEPVNLLDHMLSVTAVNANTVQNGYTYNLSLTTRDRGHFAEDTELFSRYMKAFADQNGVLVQMCVSSINDLVAADRAATAAGQAGAGEAEHKALEPFKDLMIRVAGYSAYFVTLSPQMRKEIIQRANFGLDTGAEQHTLNAI
- a CDS encoding glycyl-radical enzyme activating protein; the encoded protein is MDSKAYIFDIKRNTSEDGPGIRTTVFFKGCPLSCSWCQNPEGLAPGPSLSFRPELCDPDDCDRLCIKVCKTKALTLQDQLLRLDRERCDQCGRCATVCSRHALELVGQWLSVDELFYRVAIDKPFFDATGGGVTASGGECTMQMNFLHEFFKKLKAVGIRTAIETNGMFNFGRFERLLLPWLDLIYFDLKLIDEADSIRHTGHSNQPILDNLLRLTEGASVPVRVRIPLIPDITATDANLSGIAQFLRAHGITQISALPYNPLWQDKLQRFGIEAGYRRATFMNDAEIKHCLDCLHTS